The genomic interval CGGTCTGCGTTTCTTCCTCGTGCAATCGCGTCAAACGGGAAATATACTGAAATATTATGATTGCAAACACTTTGTTTCATGAACCTAGCAATAATGTGTACTATGATAGGAGCAAGCAGATCCGAGGCCAAGCGTTAAACGAACTTCTCGCGCATTATACCTATAAACCAATGGGGCATCACCAGTTCGTGGTCGACTTACGCCTTGGCGACTTCCGCTTCGTCTTTCTTCAATTGAATGCTCTTGGGATCGATGCTGGCGCACTCTTCTGCGCGTTTTTTGTTCCAGAAACTCGCCGGCAGAATCTTTGTGGGATCACAGCGTGACTTGTACTTCTTGACAATTTCGGTGACTTCATCAAAGAGGCCCGTATCGAGAGTAATGGGATCCAAACCAAGATTGCAAAACTTACGATTGGCCACATCCAAATCATTCTCCGCAGCTTCTTGACGAGGATTGGGGATAAAGTTCACTTCGACATCGGTCATACTGGCGACCAACTCAGCAATATCCCGCACACGACGGGTTTCGGCGACCTGATTGAAGATTTCGACGCGGTCGCCAGCGGTGGGCGGGTTGCTTATAGCTAAATCGATGCAACGAGCCGTGTCGGAAATATGAATAAAGGCTCGAGTTTGCCCGCCAGTTCCGTAGACGGTCAACGGAACGCCCATGGCGGCTTGCATCAAGAAACGGTTCAAAACTGTACCGTAGTCCCCATCATAGTCAAACCGATTGATCAAACGTTCGTCCAGGGCTGTCTGTGGTGTGTTGGTACCCCAGACAATGCCCTGATGCAAATCAGTAATACGTAGCTGGTCGTTTTTTTGGTAAAATTGCCACAAAAGGGCATCCAAGCACTTGGTGGCATGGTAGACGCTTCCAGGGTGGGCAGGGTGCAGAATGTTGGCATCACGGCCGCCGGGTAGAGTGACATCGATGTATCCTTCCGGAATTTCTCCACCGCTAGTTCCGTACCCGTACACGCCCATGGTTCCCAAATGGATGATATGGGCGTCGACCTCTGAGTCGATAACAGCGCAACAAAGGTTGTTGGAGCCACCAACGTTGTTGTCGACAGTGTATCGCTTCGTCTTGGCGGATTTCATACTGTACGGAGCAGCACGCTGCTCCGCAAAGTGCACGATGGAATCGGGCTTTTCTTGCTTGATGAGATCCACCAAAAGATCATATTCCTTGGCGACGTCCAAGTTGACGAAGCGGATTTCCTTGCCACTAACTTCCTTCCAGGCTTGGCAACGTACCTGCAATTCGTAAAGGAAAGCAATTTGGTAAGCAAATCATCATCATGCGTTTGCTTTGGCAATTGAATGGGTGTAAATTCATATGAAATTTAACCTTTCATTCGAAGTGGGGTACTTCCTTCGAGCTGTCTTTAGCTGTGCCATCAAGACTACTCACTTCGGGGGATCGGATAGGAGTCAGCGAGTCGCATCCGAGCTCGATGTCAATGTTGCGTCGGCTGAGATTGTCGACGATCACAACTTCATGCCCCTGATCCGACAGGTACAGAGAAGTTGGCCAACCGCAGAACCCGTCTCCTCCCAAGACGATGACCTTCTTTTTGCTCGCCGCTGAGGAATCTCCGTTCGCACCTTCGGCAAATAGTTTCGTCCGCGAAGGTGTAGACTGCGCCGAGAGATGCAGAACTGGAACAAACGAATGAGCAGAGGTCACtaaagaaagaaaaatcaaaagcttcatggTGTGAAAGTAGACGAAATAATGTCTTTGCCAACGATTGACAACTATTTTGCGAAACAAAAAAGATGCGATCTACCACAGGTTGACTCAAGGACGAGCGAGGATCCCCACCACAACGACAAGCGTGATGGTATGATGTTTTGTTGCCGCCGTGATGGTGAGCAACAATCATCAGGCACGGTAGCGGAGTCGCTGGTGCTACGGTATCTACGTAGATCAGGTTCTGAGACCTGAGGATGCATTTTACATGGTCGTTTTCAATTGGTCAAACAATAGCCGACGGTTCTCGTTGAATGATAGAAAAACCGTGCGACGCCAAACAAACCGATGAAGTGGAGTGCGTATGTTGACAGCGAGTCCTAGTGCTTTCTGCTGAAAGACCCGGAAAGTTAAAGAATCTTTAAAATTGGATACCCGGAAAGCCGAATCTCGAAAATGGACAGAGCACTTtcctttgtcgtcgtctgaTGGTAAAAGGCGCTCCAAATATGTTTTGCATGATTGGTATTAGTAGGCattgatcacagtcaatgtcaatTTCGATGAATTTGCCGATTCCTCACCTTATTGCATTTGTTATGAAGACTGTGTACTCCTACATTTTGTAGCCCTAAGCACATCAGTTACAAATTATTCGTTGACGGAAGCAATGATTCCCtcactttttccaaaaaagccgACACGCACTCTTAGCTATGCAACATAAAGAACAAAGTATACATTTTTAGTCCCTCTTCCGCTTTCTCTGCATAACAAAAAC from Phaeodactylum tricornutum CCAP 1055/1 chromosome 11, complete sequence carries:
- the SQD1 gene encoding UDP-sulfoquinovose synthase, plastid precursor (Participates in the synthesis of plastid-localized glycolipids, catalyzes the reaction: UDP-glucose + sulfite = UDP-6-sulfoquinovose + H2O. Uses NAD+ as co-factor.); this translates as MKLLIFLSLVTSAHSFVPVLHLSAQSTPSRTKLFAEGANGDSSAASKKKVIVLGGDGFCGWPTSLYLSDQGHEVVIVDNLSRRNIDIELGCDSLTPIRSPEVRCQAWKEVSGKEIRFVNLDVAKEYDLLVDLIKQEKPDSIVHFAEQRAAPYSMKSAKTKRYTVDNNVGGSNNLCCAVIDSEVDAHIIHLGTMGVYGYGTSGGEIPEGYIDVTLPGGRDANILHPAHPGSVYHATKCLDALLWQFYQKNDQLRITDLHQGIVWGTNTPQTALDERLINRFDYDGDYGTVLNRFLMQAAMGVPLTVYGTGGQTRAFIHISDTARCIDLAISNPPTAGDRVEIFNQVAETRRVRDIAELVASMTDVEVNFIPNPRQEAAENDLDVANRKFCNLGLDPITLDTGLFDEVTEIVKKYKSRCDPTKILPASFWNKKRAEECASIDPKSIQLKKDEAEVAKA